Proteins encoded by one window of Enterobacter pseudoroggenkampii:
- the tauB gene encoding taurine ABC transporter ATP-binding subunit — MLNITNLSADYGGKPALEEINLTLDSGELLVVLGPSGCGKTTLLNLIAGFVPYQHGTIQLEGKKVEGPGAERGVVFQNEGLLPWRNVQENVAFGLQLAGVNREQRLETARAMLKKVGLEGAEKRYIWQLSGGQRQRVGIARALAANPQLLLLDEPFGALDAFTREQMQTLLLRLWHETGKQVLLITHDIEEAVFMATELVLLSPGPGRVLERLPLDFARRYVAGEPVRSIKSDPLFIEQREYVLSRVFEQREAFS, encoded by the coding sequence ATGCTGAATATTACAAATCTGTCTGCTGATTACGGTGGCAAACCCGCGCTGGAGGAGATCAACCTGACGCTGGACAGCGGTGAACTGCTGGTGGTGCTGGGTCCGTCCGGGTGCGGAAAAACCACGCTGCTGAATCTGATCGCCGGGTTTGTCCCTTATCAGCATGGCACCATTCAACTGGAAGGCAAAAAGGTGGAAGGCCCCGGCGCCGAGCGCGGCGTGGTCTTCCAGAATGAAGGCCTGCTCCCGTGGCGCAACGTGCAGGAAAACGTGGCGTTTGGGCTGCAGCTCGCGGGCGTCAATCGTGAACAGCGGCTGGAAACCGCGCGGGCGATGCTGAAAAAAGTGGGGCTGGAAGGCGCGGAAAAACGCTATATCTGGCAGCTTTCCGGCGGCCAGCGACAGCGTGTCGGGATTGCCCGCGCGCTTGCAGCGAATCCGCAGCTGTTGCTGCTGGACGAGCCGTTCGGGGCGCTCGACGCCTTCACCCGCGAGCAGATGCAAACGCTGCTTCTGCGCCTCTGGCATGAGACGGGCAAGCAGGTGCTGTTGATTACCCACGATATCGAAGAGGCGGTGTTTATGGCCACAGAGCTGGTGCTGCTCTCGCCGGGGCCGGGCCGCGTGCTGGAGCGCTTGCCGCTGGATTTCGCCCGCCGCTACGTCGCGGGGGAACCCGTGCGCAGCATCAAATCCGATCCGCTGTTTATCGAACAGCGTGAATACGTTTTAAGCCGCGTGTTTGAACAGCGGGAGGCCTTCTCATGA
- a CDS encoding autotransporter outer membrane beta-barrel domain-containing protein codes for MQTWKKKLVVSQLALACTLAIASQANAKDISGTTYNTFGYDNTASTPWYYGYADWDYSDVTHDGDIYPVINKSTVNGIISTYYLDDGINGRANALSISNSTINGMITSECMTTSCADGIDTDGTTHSQYDRFSLTVDHSTINDTYEHYAYNVVNGDNTETHYLDTYGLGNAITLDVESDIVIQNNSHVAGITLTQGYQELDNTPYDGVEGVANSSNVFTDTLLVKDSVLTSGAYSDLGTSGFYGQTAKPSDYGETNATAADDAALIVAASASDNAMQTSATFDHSTVTGDILFSSTFDNNFYPNGDPATDTSADGVYNPTTNGWDGTDKLDVTLTNGSKWVGAAQSSVEAIGTAQMYGLGYSNVDWSALSPNSIWPDSTYDSNGYVAGEAVYQSGLFNITLDNGSEWDTRKVSNIDTLAVNNQSQVNVENSGLLADTITLTNASSLNIGDSGGVATDHLYLDSYSRAALTEETADLYANTITVDNGAELALGLGQVDTHNMVLTDGGVLNVASRDYVLNSDLNNARYITNDKHNADYDYGVVAINSDGHLSVNGDVAGNYKVRIDNATGAGSVADYKNKEIIRVYDNNADTAASFTAANKADLGAYTYQAQQQGDAVVLQQKALTDYANMALSIPSANTNIWNLQQDTVGTRLTNSRHGLADNGGAWVSYFGGNFDGDNGVLSYDQDVSGIMVGLDTQIDGNNAKWIVGGAAGFAKGDISDRTGQVDQDSQTAMIYASAKFMNDLFLDSSLSYTRFNSDLSANMSNGQYVDGNTTNDAVGFGLKLGYDWKPNLSGYVTPYAAVSGLFQSGDDYRLSNDMRMDGQSYDSLRYELGVDAGYTFNYGGDQALTPYFKLAWVYDDADNNADINGDSIDNGVKGSAVRVGLGTQFSFTKNFSAYTDATYLGGGDVDQNWGANLGVKYTW; via the coding sequence ATGCAAACATGGAAAAAGAAACTCGTTGTATCTCAACTTGCATTAGCCTGCACCCTGGCTATCGCTTCTCAGGCCAATGCGAAGGATATTTCCGGTACAACTTATAATACCTTCGGATACGATAATACAGCGTCCACACCCTGGTATTATGGCTATGCCGACTGGGATTACTCAGACGTTACCCACGACGGTGATATTTATCCGGTGATTAATAAATCCACCGTGAATGGTATTATTTCAACATACTATCTGGATGATGGTATCAATGGTCGGGCTAATGCATTAAGCATTTCCAACAGTACCATTAATGGCATGATTACCTCTGAGTGTATGACCACCTCGTGTGCTGATGGTATAGACACCGACGGCACGACCCATTCTCAGTACGATCGTTTTAGCCTGACCGTTGATCACTCCACCATTAACGACACCTATGAGCATTATGCTTACAATGTGGTAAATGGCGATAATACCGAAACCCACTATCTTGATACCTATGGGTTGGGCAATGCAATTACCCTGGATGTTGAATCGGATATTGTTATCCAGAATAACTCTCACGTCGCGGGTATTACCCTGACGCAGGGGTATCAGGAGCTGGATAATACCCCGTACGACGGCGTTGAAGGCGTAGCCAACAGCAGCAACGTCTTTACCGACACGCTACTGGTGAAAGATTCGGTACTGACTTCTGGTGCGTACAGCGATTTAGGTACCAGCGGATTCTACGGTCAAACCGCGAAGCCGAGCGACTATGGTGAAACCAACGCGACAGCGGCAGATGATGCGGCGCTGATTGTGGCCGCCAGCGCGTCTGATAACGCGATGCAGACCAGCGCCACGTTCGATCACTCCACCGTTACTGGCGACATTCTTTTCTCCAGTACCTTCGACAACAACTTCTATCCGAACGGCGATCCGGCAACGGATACCAGTGCAGACGGTGTCTATAACCCAACTACCAACGGCTGGGACGGTACCGATAAGCTGGACGTTACTCTGACCAATGGCAGCAAATGGGTTGGTGCAGCGCAGTCGAGCGTCGAGGCTATCGGCACGGCGCAGATGTATGGCCTGGGCTACAGCAACGTAGACTGGAGCGCTCTGTCCCCAAACAGCATTTGGCCAGACTCCACCTATGACAGCAACGGATATGTTGCGGGCGAAGCTGTGTATCAGAGCGGTCTCTTTAACATCACGCTGGATAACGGCTCCGAGTGGGATACCCGCAAGGTGTCTAACATCGACACGCTGGCGGTCAACAACCAGTCTCAGGTCAATGTTGAAAACTCAGGTCTGCTGGCGGATACCATCACCCTGACTAATGCTTCCTCATTGAATATCGGCGACAGCGGCGGCGTGGCCACCGACCATCTGTATCTGGACAGCTATAGCCGTGCGGCACTGACGGAAGAAACGGCCGATCTGTATGCCAACACCATCACCGTGGATAATGGTGCAGAGCTGGCGCTGGGGTTGGGACAGGTTGATACGCACAATATGGTACTGACCGATGGTGGTGTGCTGAACGTTGCCAGCCGTGATTACGTGCTGAACAGCGATCTGAACAACGCACGCTATATCACCAACGATAAGCACAATGCCGATTACGACTACGGCGTTGTGGCGATTAATTCTGATGGCCATCTGTCAGTGAACGGTGACGTCGCCGGTAACTACAAGGTCCGTATCGACAACGCGACCGGAGCCGGTTCCGTCGCCGATTACAAAAACAAAGAGATTATTCGCGTCTATGACAATAACGCGGATACTGCAGCCAGCTTTACTGCTGCAAACAAAGCCGATTTAGGTGCCTACACCTACCAGGCGCAGCAGCAGGGTGACGCCGTTGTCCTCCAGCAGAAAGCGCTGACCGACTACGCCAATATGGCGCTGAGCATCCCATCTGCCAACACCAACATCTGGAATCTGCAGCAGGATACCGTTGGTACGCGTCTGACCAACAGCCGTCACGGCCTGGCGGATAACGGCGGGGCGTGGGTGAGTTACTTCGGCGGTAACTTCGACGGCGACAATGGCGTTCTTAGCTACGATCAAGACGTGAGCGGTATTATGGTCGGTCTGGATACCCAGATTGACGGTAATAATGCGAAGTGGATCGTCGGTGGTGCGGCAGGTTTCGCGAAGGGGGATATCAGCGATCGTACCGGTCAGGTCGATCAGGACAGCCAGACGGCGATGATCTACGCGTCTGCGAAGTTCATGAACGATCTTTTCCTCGACAGCTCCCTGAGTTATACCCGTTTCAACAGCGATCTCTCTGCTAACATGAGCAACGGCCAGTATGTTGACGGCAACACCACCAATGACGCGGTTGGTTTTGGGCTGAAACTGGGCTATGACTGGAAACCAAACCTGTCCGGCTACGTCACACCATACGCAGCCGTGTCTGGCCTGTTCCAGTCTGGCGATGATTATCGCCTCAGCAATGACATGCGCATGGATGGGCAATCTTACGATAGCCTGCGTTATGAACTCGGTGTTGATGCGGGTTACACCTTCAACTACGGCGGCGATCAGGCTCTGACGCCTTACTTCAAACTGGCCTGGGTCTATGACGATGCTGATAACAATGCCGACATTAACGGTGACAGCATTGATAACGGCGTTAAAGGCTCCGCTGTGCGCGTAGGGCTGGGCACCCAGTTCAGCTTCACGAAGAACTTCAGTGCTTACACTGATGCCACTTATCTGGGCGGCGGCGACGTTGATCAGAACTGGGGCGCAAACCTGGGTGTGAAATATACCTGGTAA
- the hemB gene encoding porphobilinogen synthase: protein MTDLIARPRRLRKSPALRAMFEETTLTLNDLVLPIFVEEEIDDYKAIEAMPGVMRIPEKYLAREIERIANAGIRSVMTFGISHHTDATGSDAWKEDGLVARMSRICKETVPEMIVMSDTCFCEYTSHGHCGVLCDHGVDNDATLLNLGKQAVVAAAAGADFIAPSAAMDGQVQAIRQALDAAGFTDTAIMSYSTKFASSFYGPFREAAGTALKGDRKTYQMNPLNRREAIRESLLDEAQGADCLMVKPAGAYLDILRDIRERTELPLGAYQVSGEYAMIKFAALAGAIDEEKVVLESLGAIKRAGADLIFSYFALDLAEKKILR, encoded by the coding sequence ATGACCGATTTAATTGCACGCCCACGCCGCCTGCGCAAGTCACCTGCACTGCGCGCTATGTTTGAAGAGACAACCCTGACCTTAAACGATCTGGTGTTGCCGATTTTTGTCGAAGAAGAGATCGATGACTACAAAGCCATCGAAGCCATGCCGGGCGTCATGCGCATTCCGGAGAAATATCTGGCGCGTGAGATTGAACGCATCGCCAACGCGGGGATCCGCTCGGTGATGACCTTCGGCATCTCACACCATACCGATGCCACCGGCAGCGACGCGTGGAAAGAAGATGGCCTCGTCGCTCGCATGTCCCGCATCTGCAAAGAGACCGTGCCGGAAATGATCGTCATGTCCGATACCTGTTTCTGCGAATACACCTCACACGGCCACTGCGGCGTGCTGTGCGATCACGGCGTGGATAACGATGCCACCCTGCTGAACCTTGGCAAGCAGGCTGTCGTCGCGGCCGCGGCAGGTGCGGACTTCATCGCCCCATCTGCGGCAATGGACGGACAGGTTCAGGCGATTCGTCAGGCGCTGGACGCGGCGGGCTTTACCGACACCGCCATCATGTCTTACTCCACCAAATTCGCCTCCTCCTTCTACGGCCCGTTCCGTGAAGCGGCGGGCACGGCGCTGAAAGGCGATCGTAAAACCTATCAGATGAACCCGCTGAACCGTCGGGAAGCGATTCGTGAATCCCTGCTTGATGAAGCCCAGGGCGCAGACTGCCTGATGGTGAAACCGGCTGGCGCGTATCTCGATATCCTGCGCGACATCCGCGAGCGCACCGAGCTGCCGCTGGGCGCTTATCAGGTGAGCGGCGAGTACGCGATGATCAAATTCGCCGCGCTGGCGGGTGCCATTGACGAAGAGAAAGTGGTCCTCGAAAGCCTCGGCGCCATCAAACGCGCAGGCGCGGACCTGATCTTCAGCTACTTCGCGCTGGATCTGGCCGAGAAAAAAATCCTCCGCTAA
- a CDS encoding lysophospholipid acyltransferase family protein translates to MFSLDSVLDDLWPQARPAPWQKSLLKRLFYEDEFQQFAAAHRHLKGLDMVEQVLEHLDILCTVSARDLEQIPEHGPLVIIANHPTGTLDGLALMYAVSRVRRDVKVVTNRMLTHLEPLSSLFIPVDNMGGRTAKTSLVQMEQHLQNAGVLIFFPAGEVSRPTRKGIRDKKWHSGFIKLAGKLRAPLLPVHIQAHNSLLFYASTLVSPTLSMLLLMQQMFRRRHSQLPIKIGQQIAWHHWHSATLSSREMAEQCRQHVMRLGKGVPGVFKTQCAIARPEDRATLKRALAQAECLGKTSDGKTIYLWQRNGQEDVPLLRELGRLREIAFRAVEEGSGKRRDTDSYDDDYLHLILWDEDDLEIVGAYRFMPTAMQIEKRGVEGLYSYSLFHYDDKMQDVLEHGIELGRSFIQPRYWGRRGLDYLWSGIGAYLARYPHYRYLFGPVSISGGLPPAARDLLVAFYRLWFPATHPLAASRQPYPASLPDVLAQFGGVDYVDDLTKLKSLLGNLGCGIPPLYKQYSELCEPGGVQFIDFGSDPAFNNCVDGLVLVDLCYLKANRYQRYIEAHL, encoded by the coding sequence ATGTTTAGCCTCGATAGCGTTCTCGACGATCTTTGGCCTCAGGCGAGGCCTGCACCCTGGCAAAAAAGTCTGTTAAAAAGACTGTTTTACGAAGACGAATTTCAGCAATTTGCCGCAGCACACCGCCACCTGAAAGGCCTGGATATGGTGGAGCAAGTTCTGGAACACCTTGATATTCTCTGCACCGTTTCCGCCCGCGATCTTGAACAAATCCCCGAACATGGCCCGCTGGTCATTATTGCCAACCACCCGACGGGTACGCTGGACGGGCTGGCGCTGATGTACGCCGTCTCCCGCGTGCGACGCGATGTGAAAGTCGTGACCAACCGGATGCTGACCCACCTTGAGCCCCTCAGCTCGCTGTTTATTCCGGTGGACAATATGGGCGGCAGGACGGCGAAAACATCCCTGGTGCAGATGGAACAGCATCTGCAAAACGCAGGCGTGCTGATCTTCTTCCCGGCCGGAGAAGTTTCCCGCCCTACGCGCAAAGGCATTCGCGACAAAAAGTGGCACTCCGGCTTTATCAAACTCGCCGGCAAGCTGCGCGCCCCGCTGCTGCCGGTGCATATTCAGGCGCATAACAGCCTGCTCTTTTATGCCAGCACGCTGGTCTCCCCGACGCTGTCGATGCTGTTGCTCATGCAGCAGATGTTCCGCCGCCGCCACAGCCAGCTGCCGATCAAAATCGGCCAGCAGATTGCGTGGCATCACTGGCACAGCGCCACCCTTTCGTCGCGTGAGATGGCCGAGCAGTGCCGTCAGCACGTGATGCGTCTTGGCAAGGGAGTGCCCGGCGTCTTTAAAACCCAGTGCGCGATTGCCCGTCCGGAAGACCGGGCCACCCTGAAGCGCGCGCTGGCGCAGGCCGAATGTCTGGGCAAAACCAGCGACGGTAAAACCATCTATCTCTGGCAGCGTAACGGTCAGGAAGACGTCCCGCTGCTGCGCGAGCTGGGCCGCCTGCGCGAGATTGCCTTTCGCGCGGTGGAGGAAGGGAGCGGCAAACGCCGGGATACCGACAGCTACGACGATGATTATCTGCACCTGATCCTGTGGGATGAGGACGATCTGGAGATCGTCGGGGCGTATCGCTTTATGCCGACGGCCATGCAGATCGAAAAGCGCGGCGTTGAGGGGTTGTACAGCTATAGCCTCTTCCACTACGACGACAAAATGCAGGACGTGCTGGAGCACGGTATTGAGCTGGGGCGCAGCTTTATTCAGCCGCGCTACTGGGGGCGCCGCGGTCTGGACTATTTATGGTCCGGCATTGGGGCCTATCTGGCGCGTTATCCGCACTACCGCTACCTGTTTGGCCCGGTCTCCATTTCCGGTGGCTTACCGCCTGCCGCGCGGGATCTGCTGGTCGCCTTTTACCGCCTGTGGTTCCCGGCGACGCATCCGCTTGCCGCCTCGCGCCAGCCGTATCCCGCCTCCCTGCCGGACGTGCTGGCACAGTTTGGCGGCGTGGATTACGTGGACGATCTGACGAAGCTGAAGTCCCTGCTCGGCAATCTTGGCTGCGGTATTCCGCCGCTCTACAAGCAATATTCCGAACTTTGCGAGCCCGGCGGCGTACAGTTTATTGATTTTGGCAGCGACCCGGCGTTCAACAACTGCGTTGACGGGCTGGTGCTGGTGGATTTGTGTTACCTGAAGGCGAACCGCTATCAGCGGTATATTGAGGCGCACCTTTAA
- the tauA gene encoding taurine ABC transporter substrate-binding protein, producing MAISSRITLLGALALWAFQAQAVDVTVAYQTSAEPAKVAQADNTFAKESGAKVDWRKFDSGASVVRALASGDVQIGNIGSSPLAVAASQQVPIEVFLLASQLGNSEALVVKKNITKPEDLIGKRIAVPFISTTHYSLLAALKHWGIKPGQVQIINLQPPAIIAAWQRGDIDGAYVWAPAVNELEKDGTVLTDSEKVGQWGAPTLDVWVVRKDFAEKHPEVVKAFAKSAIDAQQPYISNPDEWLKQPANLEKLSRLSGVPEADVPGLVKGNTYLTPAQQVKQLTGPVNKAIVDTATFLKEQGKVPAVAADYSQYVTDRFVK from the coding sequence ATGGCAATTTCATCGCGAATCACACTTCTCGGCGCACTGGCGCTGTGGGCATTTCAGGCGCAGGCGGTGGACGTCACCGTCGCATATCAAACTTCTGCGGAACCGGCGAAAGTCGCTCAGGCGGACAACACCTTTGCCAAAGAGAGCGGCGCGAAAGTTGACTGGCGCAAGTTCGACAGCGGGGCCTCCGTGGTGCGTGCGTTAGCCTCCGGTGACGTGCAGATCGGCAATATCGGCTCCAGCCCGCTGGCGGTTGCGGCCAGCCAGCAGGTGCCGATTGAGGTGTTCCTGCTCGCCTCGCAGCTCGGTAACTCTGAAGCGCTGGTGGTGAAGAAAAACATCACCAAGCCGGAAGACCTGATCGGCAAACGCATCGCCGTGCCGTTTATCTCAACCACCCACTACAGCCTGCTGGCGGCGCTCAAACACTGGGGCATCAAGCCGGGGCAGGTACAAATTATCAACCTCCAGCCGCCGGCGATTATCGCGGCCTGGCAGCGCGGCGACATTGACGGGGCGTATGTGTGGGCACCGGCCGTGAACGAGCTGGAAAAAGACGGTACCGTGCTGACCGACTCCGAAAAAGTGGGCCAGTGGGGCGCGCCAACGCTCGACGTGTGGGTCGTGCGTAAAGACTTCGCCGAGAAACATCCTGAGGTGGTGAAAGCCTTCGCGAAAAGCGCGATTGACGCCCAGCAGCCGTACATCAGTAACCCGGATGAATGGCTGAAGCAGCCCGCCAACCTGGAAAAACTCTCCCGCCTGAGCGGCGTGCCGGAAGCGGACGTGCCGGGGCTGGTGAAGGGCAATACCTATCTGACCCCCGCGCAGCAGGTGAAGCAGCTGACCGGGCCGGTAAACAAAGCGATTGTTGATACCGCCACCTTCCTGAAAGAGCAGGGCAAAGTGCCTGCGGTGGCAGCGGATTACAGCCAGTACGTGACCGATCGTTTTGTGAAATAA
- the tauC gene encoding taurine ABC transporter permease TauC — protein MSIVFSEKTRRTRLALRWPFSRQITLSVGTLLVLLAVWWAVAALQWVSPLFLPPPGQVLAKLITIAGPQGFMDATLWQHLGASLARILVALLAAVIIGIPVGIAMGLSPTVRGILDPLIELYRPVPPLAYLPLMVIWFGIGETSKILLIYLAIFAPVAMSALAGVKSAQQVRIRAAQSLGASRTQVLLFVILPGALPEILTGLRIGLGVGWSTLVAAELIAATRGLGFMVQSAGEFLATDVVLAGIAVIAAIAFGLELGLRALQRRLTPWHGEIQ, from the coding sequence ATGAGCATCGTCTTCAGTGAAAAAACGCGCCGCACGCGTCTGGCGCTGCGCTGGCCTTTCTCACGTCAAATCACGTTGAGCGTCGGCACGCTGCTGGTGCTGCTGGCGGTGTGGTGGGCAGTTGCTGCCCTGCAGTGGGTCAGCCCGCTGTTTCTGCCGCCGCCGGGACAGGTGCTGGCCAAACTCATTACCATCGCCGGGCCGCAGGGCTTTATGGATGCCACGCTCTGGCAGCACTTAGGTGCCAGCCTGGCGCGCATTCTGGTGGCGCTGCTGGCGGCGGTGATTATCGGGATACCGGTCGGGATCGCGATGGGCTTAAGCCCGACGGTGCGCGGCATCCTTGACCCGCTGATTGAGCTTTACCGCCCGGTGCCGCCGCTGGCCTATCTGCCGCTAATGGTGATCTGGTTCGGCATCGGTGAAACGTCAAAAATCCTGCTGATCTATCTGGCGATTTTCGCCCCGGTTGCCATGTCGGCGCTGGCGGGCGTGAAGAGTGCCCAGCAGGTGCGGATCCGCGCGGCGCAGTCGCTGGGAGCCAGCCGTACGCAGGTGCTGCTGTTCGTTATTTTACCGGGCGCGCTGCCGGAGATTTTAACCGGGCTGCGCATCGGCCTTGGCGTGGGCTGGTCCACGCTGGTGGCGGCGGAGCTGATTGCGGCCACGCGCGGCCTTGGGTTTATGGTGCAGTCGGCGGGAGAGTTCCTGGCGACTGACGTGGTGCTGGCAGGGATCGCGGTGATCGCCGCGATCGCCTTCGGATTAGAACTGGGGCTGCGCGCGTTACAGCGCCGTCTGACGCCCTGGCATGGAGAAATACAATGA
- a CDS encoding helix-turn-helix domain-containing protein: protein MKVNAKPLSELRRLEQCLKSASTPFKSAPKQLIISGECNERRTIVFQTGVIEIYRHSDELLVGIATAPFIMGLSTVMINHCQEYRVIAKTSCTGFYLPTETTRQLIQQNALWKEAFGWLSWINYILEKRDMQLVGNNSYHQIRAMLLNMAEWDETLRSKIGVMNHIQQSTRISRSVVAEVLAALRQGNYINMSRGKLVSINRLPTEY, encoded by the coding sequence ATGAAGGTTAATGCGAAACCACTTTCTGAATTACGCCGGCTCGAACAGTGTTTGAAATCAGCCAGTACCCCTTTTAAATCTGCTCCAAAACAATTAATTATATCCGGTGAATGTAATGAGCGCCGCACCATCGTATTCCAAACCGGTGTTATCGAAATCTATCGACATTCAGATGAACTGCTTGTGGGCATCGCGACAGCGCCGTTTATTATGGGTTTGTCCACAGTGATGATTAATCACTGCCAGGAATATAGAGTGATAGCCAAAACATCCTGCACGGGTTTTTATTTGCCCACTGAAACCACCCGTCAACTTATACAACAGAACGCGCTATGGAAAGAGGCCTTCGGTTGGTTATCCTGGATAAACTACATTCTTGAGAAACGCGATATGCAGCTGGTGGGAAATAATTCCTATCATCAGATCCGCGCCATGCTGTTGAATATGGCGGAGTGGGATGAAACGTTGCGTTCAAAAATCGGTGTGATGAATCATATTCAACAAAGTACGCGTATTTCACGTTCAGTGGTTGCTGAGGTTCTCGCTGCCCTGCGGCAAGGTAACTACATCAATATGAGCCGGGGCAAGCTGGTCAGCATCAACCGCTTGCCCACGGAATATTAA
- the mmuM gene encoding homocysteine S-methyltransferase, whose translation MSQNNPLTALLEKQPFVVLDGAMATELEARGCNLADSLWSAKVLMENPELIREVHLDYYRAGAQVAITASYQATPAGFAARGLDEAQSRALIGRSVELARKAREAYLAENPHAGTLLVAGSVGPYGAYLADGSEYRGDYVRSAEAFTDFHRPRVEALLDAGADLLACETLPSFEEIKALAALLSEYPRARAWFSFTLRDSEHLSDGTPLRDVVSALADSPHIVALGINCIALENTTAALKHLQSLTPLPLVVYPNSGEHYDAVTKTWHHHGEACETLAGYLPQWLDAGAKLIGGCCRTTPKDIAELNAQR comes from the coding sequence ATGTCGCAGAATAATCCGCTTACCGCCCTCCTTGAAAAGCAGCCGTTTGTGGTGCTGGATGGCGCGATGGCGACGGAGCTGGAAGCGCGCGGCTGTAACCTGGCAGACAGCCTCTGGTCTGCCAAAGTGTTGATGGAAAACCCGGAGCTTATCCGCGAAGTGCATCTTGATTACTATCGCGCGGGCGCGCAGGTGGCGATCACCGCCAGCTATCAGGCCACGCCTGCGGGTTTTGCGGCGCGCGGCCTGGACGAGGCGCAGTCCCGGGCGCTGATTGGCAGAAGCGTGGAGCTGGCGCGTAAGGCGCGCGAAGCGTATCTGGCTGAAAATCCGCATGCGGGCACGCTGCTGGTGGCGGGCTCCGTTGGGCCGTACGGCGCCTATCTGGCGGATGGCTCAGAGTATCGCGGCGACTACGTGCGCAGTGCGGAAGCGTTCACCGACTTCCATCGCCCGCGCGTGGAAGCGCTGCTGGATGCGGGCGCTGACCTGCTGGCCTGCGAAACCCTACCGTCCTTTGAGGAGATTAAGGCGCTGGCGGCGTTGCTGTCTGAATATCCCCGCGCCCGGGCGTGGTTCTCCTTTACCCTGCGGGACAGCGAGCACCTGAGCGACGGTACACCCCTGCGTGACGTAGTCAGCGCGCTGGCCGACTCTCCGCATATCGTCGCGCTGGGCATTAACTGTATCGCGCTGGAAAACACCACGGCGGCACTGAAGCACCTGCAAAGCCTGACGCCGCTGCCGCTGGTGGTCTACCCGAACTCGGGCGAGCATTATGACGCGGTAACCAAAACCTGGCACCACCACGGTGAAGCGTGCGAGACGCTGGCAGGGTATCTGCCCCAGTGGCTGGACGCCGGAGCGAAGCTGATTGGCGGCTGCTGTCGCACCACGCCGAAGGATATTGCTGAGCTGAACGCGCAGCGCTGA
- the tauD gene encoding taurine dioxygenase, with amino-acid sequence MSERLTITPLGPYIGAQVSGLDVTRPLSDNQFEQLYHAVLRHQVVFLREQAITPQQQRALALRFGDLHIHPVYPHAEGVEEIIVLDTHNDNPPDNDNWHTDVTFIETPPAGAILAAKLLPETGGDTLWTSGIAAYEALSEPFRTLLSGLRAEHDFKKSFPEYKYRKTEEEHQRWQEAVAKHPPLLHPVVRTHPVTGKQALFVNEGFTTRIVDVTEKESEALLGFLFAHITKPEFQVRWRWQENDLAIWDNRVTQHYANADYLPQRRIMQRATILGDKPFYRP; translated from the coding sequence ATGAGTGAACGTCTGACCATCACCCCGCTGGGGCCGTACATTGGTGCACAGGTGTCGGGCCTGGATGTGACCCGTCCGCTGAGCGATAACCAGTTCGAACAGCTGTACCACGCGGTGCTGCGCCATCAGGTCGTTTTCCTGCGCGAGCAGGCGATCACCCCGCAGCAGCAGCGGGCGCTGGCCCTGCGCTTTGGCGATCTGCATATCCACCCGGTCTATCCGCATGCGGAAGGGGTGGAGGAGATTATCGTCCTCGACACCCACAACGATAACCCGCCGGATAATGATAACTGGCATACCGACGTGACCTTTATCGAGACGCCGCCTGCCGGAGCCATTCTGGCGGCGAAACTGCTGCCGGAAACCGGCGGCGATACGCTGTGGACCAGCGGGATTGCGGCGTATGAGGCGCTGTCAGAGCCGTTCAGGACGCTGCTGAGCGGGCTGCGGGCGGAGCACGACTTCAAAAAATCGTTCCCGGAGTACAAGTACCGTAAAACGGAAGAGGAACATCAGCGCTGGCAGGAGGCTGTGGCGAAACATCCTCCGCTGCTGCACCCGGTGGTGCGGACCCATCCGGTGACGGGAAAGCAGGCGCTGTTTGTGAACGAAGGGTTCACCACGCGCATCGTGGACGTGACGGAAAAAGAGAGTGAGGCGCTGTTAGGTTTCCTGTTTGCGCATATCACCAAACCGGAGTTCCAGGTGCGCTGGCGCTGGCAGGAGAACGATCTGGCGATCTGGGATAACCGCGTAACGCAGCATTATGCCAATGCGGACTATCTGCCGCAGCGCCGGATTATGCAGCGGGCGACGATTTTGGGCGATAAGCCGTTTTATCGTCCTTAA